Proteins from a single region of Abyssalbus ytuae:
- a CDS encoding tetratricopeptide repeat protein, which produces MKFPSNHKTFLIYLFVCMNIYSQNSFEQSVTKLIENKEFRKVEILLKKEISIKNNVRLIELLGDVYGYQKKWEEAKETYKKLVNINSNNANYLYKYGGVLGMIALENKFKGLGLIDDVKKYFAKAAELDPQHINVRWALIELYIQLPGIVGGSYKKAEEYALQLSEISPLEGYLAKGYIADYRKRNYEAEMNFKKAMEHIDNVKENYPRNNLNYQIGKIAATYNINLNKGLVHLNRFIKNHSTSDNVTLDWIYYQMARIFKLKGDKSNALISIEKALALKPGFTLAQKEKKLIEAM; this is translated from the coding sequence ATGAAATTTCCATCAAATCATAAGACTTTTCTTATTTATCTGTTTGTTTGTATGAATATTTACTCTCAAAACTCTTTTGAACAAAGTGTTACCAAGCTAATTGAAAATAAAGAATTTAGAAAAGTAGAAATCCTTTTAAAAAAAGAAATTTCAATAAAAAATAATGTAAGATTAATAGAATTATTGGGAGATGTATATGGATATCAAAAGAAATGGGAGGAGGCAAAAGAAACATATAAAAAATTAGTGAACATTAATTCTAATAATGCCAATTATCTTTATAAATATGGCGGAGTGTTGGGTATGATTGCGCTGGAAAACAAATTTAAAGGTCTGGGCCTTATAGATGATGTGAAAAAATACTTTGCAAAGGCTGCAGAGCTTGATCCACAACACATAAACGTACGTTGGGCTTTAATAGAATTATACATTCAGCTTCCCGGAATTGTAGGTGGGAGCTATAAGAAAGCTGAAGAGTATGCCCTGCAATTAAGTGAAATTTCACCCCTTGAAGGATATTTGGCTAAAGGTTATATAGCCGATTACAGGAAGAGGAATTATGAGGCAGAAATGAATTTTAAAAAGGCCATGGAGCATATTGATAATGTGAAGGAAAATTATCCGAGAAACAATCTTAATTACCAGATAGGAAAAATAGCTGCAACTTATAATATAAACTTGAATAAAGGATTGGTTCATCTAAACAGATTTATAAAAAACCATTCAACTTCAGATAACGTAACCCTGGATTGGATATATTACCAGATGGCAAGGATATTTAAATTGAAAGGAGATAAAAGCAATGCACTTATAAGTATAGAGAAAGCCCTTGCTTTAAAACCCGGTTTTACATTGGCTCAAAAAGAAAAGAAGCTCATAGAAGCCATGTAG
- a CDS encoding rhomboid family intramembrane serine protease gives MEDKHLKFSFDILIFPLLFVVVMWFVYFIEITFGYDFSGFGIYPRSLKGLRGIFFSPFIHSSLKHLYNNTLPFLILSIALFYFYRKINIKVFLLGWFLSGILTWLIGRTSYHIGASGIIYFLVSFILFKGLIAKNFRLIALSLVVVFIYGSMFWYIFPIAEERISWEGHLSGFITGVILAFSFKKNVLKAKKYIWEKDDYNEDNDPFLKHFDENGNFISTSEMEEKETKKD, from the coding sequence ATGGAAGACAAACATTTAAAATTTTCTTTTGATATTTTAATTTTCCCTTTACTATTTGTTGTAGTGATGTGGTTTGTTTATTTTATTGAAATAACTTTTGGGTATGATTTTTCAGGTTTCGGGATATATCCCAGAAGTTTAAAAGGATTAAGAGGAATTTTTTTTAGTCCTTTTATACATAGTTCATTAAAACATTTGTATAATAATACTTTACCTTTTTTGATTTTATCAATAGCCTTGTTTTATTTCTACAGAAAAATCAATATCAAAGTTTTTTTATTGGGATGGTTTTTAAGTGGTATTTTAACCTGGCTAATAGGAAGGACCTCTTACCATATTGGGGCTAGTGGAATTATTTATTTTCTGGTAAGTTTTATTCTTTTTAAAGGATTAATAGCTAAAAATTTCCGTTTGATCGCTTTATCTTTAGTGGTGGTTTTTATTTACGGAAGTATGTTTTGGTATATTTTCCCCATTGCTGAAGAAAGAATTTCGTGGGAAGGGCATTTAAGTGGTTTTATAACGGGAGTTATCCTTGCTTTTTCTTTTAAGAAAAATGTTTTAAAAGCTAAAAAATATATTTGGGAAAAAGATGATTACAATGAAGATAATGATCCTTTTCTTAAACATTTTGATGAAAACGGAAATTTTATTTCTACAAGTGAGATGGAAGAAAAAGAGACAAAAAAGGATTAA
- a CDS encoding DUF1569 domain-containing protein: MRSLFDEDSNKNILDRLNNLNENSTPLWGKMTVGQMLWHCQFPLKIAIENKKPVKKPNLLAKLFFKKAMYNDKPWRKNLPTAPALKATEPKSFENEFKILKQLISEFRSLKNRKEWNAHPMFGYFSSEQWGKVQYKHLDHHLRQFGV, from the coding sequence ATGAGATCACTTTTTGATGAAGATTCCAATAAAAATATACTGGACAGATTAAATAATTTAAATGAAAACTCTACTCCTTTATGGGGTAAAATGACAGTGGGTCAGATGTTATGGCACTGCCAGTTTCCTCTTAAAATTGCTATAGAAAATAAGAAACCGGTAAAAAAGCCTAATTTACTGGCAAAATTATTTTTTAAAAAAGCCATGTATAACGATAAACCCTGGAGAAAAAATTTACCTACCGCTCCGGCTCTAAAAGCAACCGAACCCAAGAGTTTTGAAAATGAATTTAAGATTTTAAAACAGTTGATATCAGAATTCAGATCATTAAAAAACAGAAAAGAATGGAATGCCCATCCTATGTTTGGTTATTTTTCAAGTGAACAATGGGGGAAAGTTCAATACAAACATTTAGATCATCACCTCAGGCAATTTGGCGTTTAG
- a CDS encoding YjjG family noncanonical pyrimidine nucleotidase, which yields MKSFITDVFFDLDHTLWDFEKNSALTFRKIFLDNSINIELAGFLEVYIPKNLEYWKLYREEKITKEKLRFFRLKDTFDILGCVVNDETIYKLADEYIENLPQNNFLLNGTLEILNYLKPNYHLHIITNGFEEVQKSKLNNSQIDHYFTHVINSEMAGVKKPNPVIFELALNKACVPAQQTVMIGDSFEEDIIGAKNMGMNAIHFNTKNEAPHNQSIVINSLLEIKHYL from the coding sequence TTGAAATCATTTATAACCGATGTTTTTTTTGATCTGGATCATACTCTTTGGGATTTTGAAAAAAACTCAGCACTTACGTTTAGAAAAATATTCTTAGATAATAGTATAAATATAGAATTGGCTGGTTTTTTGGAGGTATATATTCCCAAAAACCTTGAATACTGGAAATTATACAGAGAAGAAAAAATAACTAAAGAAAAATTACGTTTCTTTAGATTAAAAGATACTTTTGATATACTTGGATGTGTTGTAAATGATGAGACAATTTATAAATTAGCAGACGAGTATATTGAAAATTTGCCCCAAAATAATTTTCTATTAAATGGAACATTAGAGATACTTAATTATCTTAAACCAAACTACCACCTGCATATCATTACAAATGGATTTGAAGAGGTTCAAAAAAGCAAATTAAATAACTCTCAAATAGATCATTATTTTACGCATGTTATAAATTCTGAAATGGCCGGAGTAAAAAAACCCAATCCTGTCATTTTTGAACTAGCCTTAAACAAGGCATGTGTGCCGGCCCAGCAAACAGTTATGATTGGCGATAGCTTTGAAGAAGATATAATTGGTGCTAAAAATATGGGAATGAACGCGATTCATTTTAATACTAAAAATGAAGCCCCCCATAATCAAAGTATTGTAATAAACAGCCTGCTTGAAATAAAACATTATTTGTAG
- a CDS encoding UDP-N-acetylmuramate--L-alanine ligase produces the protein MRIHFIAIGGAAMHNLALALHHKGYKVSGSDDVIFEPSKSRLEAVGLLPNEFGWFPEKITREIDAVILGMHAKKDNPELAKAHELGLKIYSYPEFLYEQSKYKTRVVIGGSHGKTTITSMILHVLKYHNIEVDYMVGAQLEGFDTMVHLTEENDFIVLEGDEYLSSPIDMRPKFHLYKPNIALLSGIAWDHINVFPTYDNYVEQFKIFVDSIVNGGIIVYNEEDEGVKKVVLSSENPIRKHPYNTPEYRVENGTTLLYTPEGDMPIEVFGKHNLNNLEGAKWICQHMGVDEADFYEGIATFKGASKRLEKIKENNDSVIYKDFAHSPSKVLATTQAVKEQFPHRKLVACLELHTYSSLNAEFLKEYEGTLINADVAIVFYSPEALKIKKLTQIDKEQISASFNKEGLIIYTDPKEFKDFLFDLNLKNVSLLLMSSGNYGGLDFNEVRNLIN, from the coding sequence ATGAGAATTCATTTTATTGCTATTGGGGGTGCTGCCATGCATAATCTGGCATTGGCACTCCATCATAAAGGTTATAAGGTAAGTGGAAGTGATGATGTAATATTTGAACCGTCAAAATCACGTTTGGAAGCTGTAGGACTATTACCAAATGAATTTGGCTGGTTTCCTGAAAAAATAACCAGGGAAATTGATGCTGTAATTTTAGGGATGCATGCAAAAAAGGATAACCCCGAACTGGCAAAGGCTCACGAATTAGGATTAAAAATATATTCCTATCCCGAATTTTTATACGAACAATCCAAATATAAAACCAGGGTTGTAATTGGAGGCAGCCATGGAAAAACCACAATTACCTCTATGATACTTCATGTTTTAAAGTACCATAATATTGAGGTCGATTATATGGTAGGCGCTCAACTTGAGGGTTTTGACACGATGGTACATCTTACCGAAGAAAATGATTTTATTGTTCTTGAAGGAGATGAATACTTATCTTCTCCCATAGATATGCGTCCAAAATTTCATTTATATAAACCCAATATAGCTTTGTTAAGTGGAATTGCATGGGATCATATAAACGTTTTTCCCACATACGATAATTATGTGGAACAATTTAAAATTTTTGTTGATAGTATTGTAAACGGGGGTATTATTGTCTATAATGAAGAAGATGAGGGAGTTAAAAAAGTAGTTTTATCTTCTGAAAACCCTATACGAAAGCATCCTTATAACACTCCTGAATATAGAGTTGAAAACGGAACTACCTTGTTATATACCCCCGAGGGTGATATGCCAATAGAAGTTTTTGGCAAACATAATTTGAATAACCTAGAAGGTGCGAAATGGATTTGTCAGCATATGGGGGTTGATGAAGCAGATTTCTATGAAGGCATTGCTACTTTTAAAGGGGCTTCAAAAAGGCTTGAAAAAATAAAGGAGAATAATGATTCCGTTATCTATAAAGATTTTGCCCATTCTCCAAGTAAAGTATTGGCTACTACACAGGCTGTTAAGGAACAATTTCCCCATAGAAAATTAGTGGCCTGTTTAGAACTTCATACATATAGTAGTTTAAATGCCGAATTTTTAAAAGAATACGAAGGCACTTTAATCAATGCGGATGTAGCCATAGTGTTTTACTCTCCCGAAGCACTAAAAATTAAAAAACTAACTCAGATAGATAAAGAACAAATATCTGCATCCTTTAATAAGGAAGGTTTAATAATTTATACAGACCCTAAAGAATTCAAAGATTTTTTATTTGACCTGAACCTGAAAAATGTTTCTTTATTACTTATGAGTAGTGGTAATTACGGAGGGTTAGACTTTAATGAGGTTAGAAACTTAATAAACTAA
- the radC gene encoding RadC family protein, whose product MQEKPISFSIKNWSEDDRPREKLRQKGKDILSDAELIAILIGSGNKDESAVDLSKRILASVQNNLNSLGKLSIKQFMKFKGIGEAKAITIAAALELGRRRRAEEAIEKKKITSSLSVFELMQPVLGELPHEEFWIIYLNNSNKIIQMSQLSKGGITGTLVDVRLALKTAIEVGATSIILTHNHPSGTLKPSDADKQITKKLCTASGSLDIKVLDHLIITEKTYFSFADEGLL is encoded by the coding sequence ATGCAAGAAAAACCAATATCATTCTCCATAAAAAACTGGAGTGAAGATGACCGCCCAAGAGAAAAATTACGTCAAAAAGGTAAAGATATATTATCTGATGCCGAATTGATAGCGATCTTAATTGGTAGTGGGAACAAAGATGAATCGGCCGTAGATTTGTCAAAACGTATCCTTGCTTCCGTACAAAATAATCTTAATTCACTGGGGAAATTGTCAATAAAACAATTTATGAAGTTTAAAGGAATAGGAGAAGCTAAGGCAATTACCATAGCCGCAGCATTAGAATTGGGTAGAAGAAGAAGGGCTGAGGAAGCGATTGAAAAGAAAAAAATCACAAGCAGTCTATCGGTTTTTGAATTAATGCAGCCTGTATTGGGGGAATTACCCCATGAAGAATTTTGGATTATATATTTAAATAATTCAAACAAGATCATACAAATGTCTCAATTAAGTAAAGGTGGTATAACAGGAACACTGGTTGATGTGCGATTGGCTTTAAAAACAGCAATAGAGGTAGGGGCTACATCAATAATTCTGACTCATAATCATCCTTCAGGGACATTAAAACCGAGTGATGCCGACAAACAAATTACCAAAAAACTTTGTACGGCATCCGGAAGTTTAGATATTAAAGTGCTAGACCATTTAATTATTACTGAAAAAACGTATTTTAGCTTTGCAGACGAAGGCTTACTATAA
- the rlmB gene encoding 23S rRNA (guanosine(2251)-2'-O)-methyltransferase RlmB: MQKDYQIFGIRAVIEAINAGKTIDKVFIQKGLRGELFGELESLLKKEGVNTSYVPVEKLNKFTKKNHQGVVANISPIEFYDLENLAMDVIESGKTPLFLILDQLSDVRNFGAIIRTAECTGVDGIIIQKKGSAPVTADTVKTSAGAVFKVPICKVDHIKDAIYYMQASGIKTIAASEKTENTIYNVSLTEPCAIIMGAEDTGISPSVLKIVDEKAKLPLLGEIGSLNVSVACGAFLYEVVRQRMK, encoded by the coding sequence ATGCAAAAAGACTACCAAATATTTGGAATCAGGGCTGTAATTGAAGCTATAAATGCCGGCAAAACCATTGATAAGGTTTTTATACAAAAAGGGCTAAGGGGAGAACTTTTCGGCGAACTGGAATCTCTTTTAAAAAAAGAGGGGGTCAATACTTCTTATGTGCCGGTTGAAAAATTAAATAAATTTACCAAAAAGAACCACCAGGGAGTAGTGGCTAATATTTCTCCCATAGAATTTTATGATTTGGAAAATCTTGCCATGGATGTTATAGAATCTGGCAAAACACCTTTATTCCTTATTTTAGACCAGCTTTCTGACGTTAGAAACTTTGGTGCCATTATAAGAACAGCCGAATGCACCGGTGTAGACGGTATTATTATTCAAAAAAAAGGTTCAGCACCAGTAACTGCTGACACAGTTAAAACCTCAGCAGGTGCAGTCTTTAAAGTTCCCATTTGCAAAGTAGACCATATTAAAGATGCAATTTATTATATGCAGGCCTCCGGAATAAAAACAATTGCCGCGTCCGAAAAAACTGAGAATACAATTTATAATGTTTCGCTCACTGAACCTTGTGCCATAATTATGGGAGCTGAAGATACAGGTATCTCCCCTTCCGTTTTAAAAATTGTAGATGAGAAAGCTAAACTACCTTTATTAGGTGAAATAGGGTCATTAAATGTTTCTGTAGCCTGTGGTGCTTTTTTATACGAAGTTGTAAGGCAAAGGATGAAATAG
- a CDS encoding DUF5723 family protein, with translation MQNEKLSILFLFLGLISCFSQNKQILYNFSEIPQSLLLNPATEVKSKLFIGVPLLSGVHAHGGLSGFTVADLFADDGVDFNEKLRSLIYSTASNDVVASNVQVDILSGGFKAKNPFKRIFYSFGIYQEADFYMNWPRDLAILAYDGNVTDKLYALSDLVLEAEVLTVYHFGFTEEISNKLTVGARAKIYSSAYNINSTRNQGTFLTTEGTNNIYSHKINATLSLQSSGFPLVGRIDDDDLEYDPLKQIKKSIFLGGNLGVGFDVGFTYHSSDRLTYTGSILDVGIITQSKEIQNFNFEGFYTFEGFEFLFPELVTDGELNDYWEDLKNELEDMYSEDNKSYLTWRPIKINGGMEYSFGKKKSEVCDCLLDEDTYMNLMGAHLYTVLRPKAPQMALTAFYSRKISDFLTTKVTYTIDKYSFNNIGLGVSFNYANFNFYMLADNLLEYQNLSGANSLTVQFGFNFMMQ, from the coding sequence ATGCAGAATGAGAAGTTGTCCATATTATTTTTATTTCTGGGTTTAATAAGCTGCTTTTCCCAAAATAAACAGATATTATATAATTTTAGCGAGATTCCTCAATCGTTGTTGTTAAACCCTGCTACAGAAGTAAAAAGTAAGTTGTTTATAGGGGTGCCGTTGTTATCAGGAGTTCATGCCCATGGTGGGTTAAGTGGTTTTACAGTTGCCGATCTTTTTGCTGATGACGGAGTAGATTTTAATGAAAAATTAAGAAGTTTAATATATTCTACAGCATCCAATGATGTTGTAGCTTCAAACGTTCAGGTAGATATACTTAGTGGAGGTTTTAAAGCCAAAAATCCTTTTAAAAGAATTTTTTATTCATTTGGGATATATCAGGAGGCCGATTTCTATATGAACTGGCCCAGAGATTTGGCTATTCTGGCTTATGACGGAAATGTAACAGATAAACTATATGCTTTGTCCGATTTAGTTTTAGAAGCAGAGGTTTTAACAGTATATCATTTTGGTTTTACTGAAGAAATCAGTAATAAATTAACAGTGGGAGCCAGGGCCAAAATTTATTCCAGTGCCTATAATATTAATTCAACAAGAAACCAAGGAACATTTCTCACCACTGAGGGGACAAATAATATATATTCCCATAAAATTAATGCAACCCTTAGCTTACAATCTTCCGGGTTTCCTTTAGTTGGCAGGATAGATGATGATGACCTTGAATATGATCCTTTAAAACAAATAAAAAAAAGTATATTTTTAGGGGGAAATTTAGGTGTTGGGTTTGATGTAGGCTTTACTTACCATTCATCTGACAGGTTAACTTATACAGGCAGTATTCTGGATGTGGGGATTATAACTCAAAGCAAAGAAATTCAAAATTTTAATTTTGAAGGATTCTATACTTTTGAAGGTTTTGAGTTTTTATTTCCCGAATTGGTTACCGATGGAGAATTAAATGATTACTGGGAGGATTTGAAAAATGAACTGGAGGATATGTATAGTGAAGATAATAAGTCATATCTTACGTGGAGGCCTATAAAAATTAACGGAGGTATGGAATACAGTTTTGGTAAGAAAAAATCTGAGGTATGTGATTGTCTTCTGGATGAAGATACTTATATGAATTTAATGGGAGCACATTTATATACGGTACTCAGGCCTAAAGCACCCCAAATGGCTTTAACTGCTTTTTATTCCAGGAAAATATCTGATTTTCTTACCACAAAAGTAACGTACACCATAGACAAATACTCTTTTAACAACATAGGTTTGGGAGTGTCGTTTAATTACGCTAATTTTAATTTTTATATGTTAGCTGATAACTTACTTGAATATCAAAATTTATCCGGAGCCAATAGTCTGACAGTTCAGTTTGGCTTTAATTTCATGATGCAATAA
- a CDS encoding replication-associated recombination protein A, with translation MNEPLAERIRPKTLEEYISQKHLVGKAGALTSQIKKGIIPSIIFWGPPGTGKTTLANIIANESKRPFYTLSAISSGVKDVREVIEKAKQSGGLFTTQNPILFIDEIHRFSKSQQDSLLGAVEKGWVTLIGATTENPSFEVIPALLSRCQVYILNSFEKEDLEALLYRAIEKDDIISQKKVDLKETEALLRLSGGDGRKLLNIFELLINSEESENIVITNETVLKKVQKNTVLYDKTGEQHYDIISAFIKSMRGSDPNGAVYWLARMIEGGEDLKFIARRMIILASEDIGNANPTALVIANNTFQAVSTIGYPEARITLSQCAIYLATSPKSNASYEAINKAVNTVKITGDLSIPLHLRNAPTKLMKDLGYGKDYKYAHSYEQNFIEQEFLPDEIKNTTFYYPGNNQRENSLREFLKQRWKNKYDY, from the coding sequence ATGAACGAACCATTGGCAGAAAGAATACGTCCTAAAACCCTCGAAGAGTATATTAGTCAGAAACATCTGGTTGGTAAGGCCGGGGCGCTTACTTCACAAATAAAAAAAGGTATAATCCCTTCAATAATATTTTGGGGTCCACCCGGTACAGGCAAAACTACCCTGGCAAATATTATAGCAAATGAAAGTAAAAGGCCTTTTTACACCTTGAGTGCTATAAGTAGTGGGGTTAAAGATGTTAGGGAGGTAATTGAAAAGGCTAAACAAAGCGGAGGATTGTTTACTACCCAGAATCCGATTCTGTTTATTGATGAAATTCACAGGTTTAGTAAATCTCAACAGGATTCGTTGTTGGGTGCTGTAGAAAAAGGATGGGTAACATTAATTGGTGCTACAACCGAAAATCCAAGTTTTGAAGTTATCCCGGCATTATTATCCCGGTGTCAGGTATATATTTTAAATTCCTTTGAAAAAGAAGATTTGGAAGCCCTTTTATACAGGGCCATAGAAAAAGATGATATAATCTCACAAAAGAAGGTTGATTTAAAAGAAACCGAAGCCCTACTCAGATTATCGGGTGGTGACGGCAGGAAACTGCTCAACATTTTTGAACTGCTCATAAATTCTGAAGAAAGTGAGAATATTGTTATAACCAACGAAACGGTTTTAAAAAAGGTACAAAAAAACACCGTTTTATATGATAAAACAGGAGAACAGCACTATGATATAATTTCAGCCTTTATAAAATCTATGCGGGGTAGTGATCCAAATGGTGCTGTTTACTGGCTGGCAAGGATGATTGAAGGAGGAGAAGATTTAAAATTTATTGCCAGAAGAATGATCATTCTGGCTTCTGAAGATATTGGAAATGCCAATCCGACAGCCCTGGTAATAGCTAATAATACATTTCAGGCAGTTTCTACAATTGGATACCCCGAGGCAAGAATAACATTGAGCCAATGCGCCATTTATCTGGCAACATCACCAAAAAGTAATGCCTCATATGAAGCTATTAATAAAGCGGTAAATACAGTTAAAATTACCGGCGATTTATCAATCCCTTTACATTTAAGAAATGCTCCCACAAAACTGATGAAAGATTTAGGTTATGGCAAAGATTATAAATATGCTCATAGCTATGAACAAAATTTTATTGAACAGGAATTTTTACCAGACGAAATAAAAAACACAACTTTTTATTATCCCGGAAATAATCAAAGGGAAAACTCTTTACGTGAGTTTTTAAAACAACGGTGGAAAAATAAATACGATTATTAA
- a CDS encoding polysaccharide deacetylase family protein — MKHIFNRMLLVDVEFTTKLEDFIAHAGPKITYTKKPLQNEFHVMCYDLLFEQGISDFSVMVEKWDNIPCFFPTNERSNLPYDIFAASFYLLSRYEEYLPHVKDRHGRYPHTESLAYKNDFLRLPVVDLWINNFKNILAERFPEIQFPAQQFKHINVIDVPSAYCFKEKGIARTIGGIISDLTSLKFKRIIYRFSVLMGLLKDPYDNFDDLIKLFKQYDAETFFFFLMADYSAYDHNISVNNPRFRKLVKSVADYCIVSLMSSYEGCDNMDEMKRERARLIELINRPVKRIRLRYYRLNIPYSYRVLTDAEFDEDYSMGYSDIIGFRAGTCTQFYFYDISFEERLPLKVNPFCFCSVALKKNVEADIPLKIFEMKKIVKQLKGNFIAIFSNKYLNFEEENNMTILYKELLKD; from the coding sequence ATGAAGCATATTTTTAATAGAATGCTTCTTGTAGATGTTGAATTTACTACTAAGTTAGAAGATTTTATAGCTCATGCCGGACCTAAAATAACTTACACTAAAAAGCCATTACAAAATGAGTTTCATGTAATGTGTTACGATTTGTTGTTTGAACAGGGAATCTCTGATTTTAGTGTAATGGTTGAAAAATGGGATAATATTCCCTGCTTTTTCCCTACCAATGAAAGAAGTAATCTGCCTTACGATATTTTTGCTGCATCATTTTACCTTTTAAGTAGGTATGAAGAGTATTTGCCCCATGTTAAAGATCGCCATGGAAGATACCCGCATACGGAAAGCCTGGCTTATAAGAATGATTTTTTAAGGTTGCCGGTGGTTGATTTATGGATAAATAATTTTAAAAATATACTTGCAGAAAGATTTCCGGAAATTCAATTTCCTGCCCAGCAGTTCAAACATATAAATGTTATAGATGTTCCCAGTGCCTATTGCTTTAAAGAAAAAGGTATTGCAAGAACAATAGGAGGTATAATTTCGGATTTAACATCTTTAAAATTTAAAAGGATAATTTACCGGTTTTCCGTATTAATGGGATTGTTAAAAGATCCTTATGATAATTTTGATGATCTTATAAAGCTTTTTAAGCAGTATGATGCCGAGACATTTTTCTTTTTTTTAATGGCCGATTATTCGGCATATGACCACAACATTTCGGTAAATAACCCTCGCTTCAGGAAGTTGGTCAAATCAGTAGCAGATTATTGTATTGTATCACTTATGTCATCTTATGAAGGTTGCGACAATATGGATGAGATGAAAAGGGAAAGAGCAAGGCTAATAGAACTTATTAATCGTCCTGTTAAAAGAATAAGGCTACGATATTACAGGCTTAATATTCCTTATTCTTACAGAGTTTTAACCGATGCCGAGTTTGATGAAGATTACTCAATGGGATATAGTGACATAATAGGCTTTAGGGCAGGTACTTGTACTCAATTTTATTTTTACGATATAAGTTTTGAAGAAAGGCTTCCTCTGAAAGTGAACCCCTTTTGTTTTTGTAGCGTAGCACTTAAAAAAAATGTTGAAGCCGATATACCTCTCAAAATTTTTGAGATGAAAAAGATAGTAAAACAGCTAAAAGGCAACTTTATAGCAATTTTTTCTAATAAATATTTAAACTTTGAGGAAGAAAATAATATGACCATACTATATAAAGAACTATTAAAAGATTAA